In Micromonospora sp. NBC_01813, the following are encoded in one genomic region:
- a CDS encoding magnesium transporter MgtE N-terminal domain-containing protein, producing MTTATRVYLARLAGLAVFDPNGDQVGRIRDAVVRLRTTNRPPQVVGLVAEMPMRRRIFLPMGRVTGIDPDSVLLGTGTLNLRRFEKRPNELLVLEDLLDRRVSFDPGDRPGTVVDVAMEANRTGEWSLTRVAVREVTGRLTRRGHLHQLDWHRVRGLIGLPDTQGTAGLLAVLDQMRAADLANALQDLPDSRRHEIAAALADERLADVLEELPEHDQVAILTALDRERAADVLEEMDPDDAADLLAELPPPEQDVLLDLMEPDEADSVRQLLKYQAGTAGSMMTSEPVILTPDATVAEALARIREPQLPPAIAAQVFVARAPMATPTGKYLGVAHFQRLLREPPAELLGGVVDNGIDPLQPETPLLEITRRMATYDLVAMPVVDATNRLVGAVTVDDVLDHSLPPDWRDRDAPLEDGSADG from the coding sequence GTGACTACGGCGACCAGGGTGTACCTCGCCCGGCTTGCCGGGCTAGCCGTCTTCGACCCCAACGGCGACCAGGTCGGCCGGATCCGCGACGCGGTGGTCCGGCTGCGGACCACCAACCGGCCGCCTCAGGTGGTCGGGCTGGTGGCCGAGATGCCGATGCGTCGGCGGATCTTCCTGCCGATGGGTCGGGTCACCGGAATCGACCCGGATTCGGTGCTGCTCGGCACCGGCACCCTCAACCTGCGGCGGTTCGAGAAGCGGCCGAACGAGCTGCTGGTGCTGGAGGACCTGCTGGACCGCCGGGTCAGTTTCGACCCGGGCGACCGGCCCGGCACCGTCGTCGACGTCGCGATGGAGGCCAACCGGACCGGCGAATGGTCGTTGACCCGGGTCGCGGTCCGCGAGGTCACCGGGCGACTGACCCGCCGAGGCCATCTGCATCAGCTGGACTGGCACCGGGTGCGGGGCCTGATCGGGCTGCCGGACACCCAGGGCACCGCCGGGTTGCTGGCCGTGCTCGATCAGATGCGCGCCGCCGACCTGGCCAACGCCCTGCAGGACCTGCCGGACAGCCGCCGGCACGAGATCGCGGCCGCGCTCGCCGACGAACGGCTCGCCGACGTGCTGGAGGAGTTGCCCGAGCACGACCAGGTCGCGATCCTCACCGCGCTGGACCGCGAACGCGCCGCCGACGTACTGGAGGAGATGGATCCGGACGACGCCGCCGACCTGCTGGCCGAGCTGCCGCCGCCGGAGCAGGACGTACTGCTGGACCTGATGGAGCCGGACGAGGCGGATTCGGTCCGCCAGCTGCTGAAGTACCAGGCGGGGACGGCCGGCTCGATGATGACCTCGGAGCCGGTCATTCTCACCCCGGACGCCACGGTCGCCGAGGCGCTGGCCCGGATCCGGGAGCCGCAGTTGCCGCCGGCGATCGCCGCGCAGGTCTTCGTCGCGCGGGCACCGATGGCCACGCCGACCGGCAAGTACCTGGGCGTCGCGCACTTCCAACGGCTGTTGCGGGAGCCGCCGGCCGAGTTGCTCGGCGGCGTGGTCGACAACGGGATCGACCCGTTGCAGCCGGAGACCCCGCTGTTGGAGATCACCCGCCGGATGGCCACCTACGACCTGGTGGCGATGCCGGTGGTGGACGCGACGAACCGACTGGTCGGCGCGGTGACGGTCGACGACGTGCTGGACCACTCGCTGCCGCCGGACTGGCGGGACCGGGACGCCCCGCTGGAAGACGGGAGCGCAGATGGCTGA
- a CDS encoding leucyl aminopeptidase family protein, with amino-acid sequence MGAVPDQVPVDGDRHELAAEVAALADRVDHGGGAGEIHVLHRPRNTPYRVILVGVGAADEAGWRAAGAAVGAMARGEAPAAEPYLVAVAATGGPDAVRGFAEGCWLAGYRFTLDAPGVAGGSAESDPSILLTHPPTAEARQALRLAQVTAEATCLARDLTNMPSSVKNPAWFADRVASLAADRPGLTVTVRGPRELADEGFDALLAVGAGSASGPRLVEIDWAPADARRHVVLVGKGITFDTGGISIKPVDGMKLMRKDMGGAASVVATVVAAADLALPVRLTVLAPLAENMVSGAAFRPGDVIRHFGGRTSETTNSDAEGRLVLADAISYAVSRYSPDHLVDLATLTGANAIALGRRTAALYGDDDDLVGELLAASAAAGEGSWRMPLHADYVEYLGSEIADLFSAPDLGASSVVAALYLREFTGALRGRWAHFDMSAPSWSDADHEELTRGATGWGVRTLVRWLA; translated from the coding sequence ATCGGCGCGGTGCCGGATCAGGTGCCGGTCGACGGCGACCGCCACGAGTTGGCAGCCGAGGTGGCGGCGCTGGCCGACCGGGTCGACCACGGTGGCGGCGCGGGCGAGATCCATGTTCTGCACCGGCCGAGGAACACCCCGTACCGGGTGATTCTGGTCGGTGTCGGTGCGGCCGACGAGGCCGGCTGGCGGGCGGCGGGCGCCGCGGTCGGTGCGATGGCCCGGGGCGAGGCACCCGCAGCCGAGCCCTACCTGGTCGCCGTCGCGGCGACCGGCGGCCCGGACGCGGTACGCGGGTTCGCCGAGGGATGCTGGTTGGCCGGTTACCGGTTCACCCTCGATGCCCCCGGCGTCGCGGGCGGCAGCGCCGAGTCGGATCCGTCGATCCTGCTCACCCACCCGCCGACCGCCGAGGCGCGGCAGGCGCTGCGGCTCGCCCAGGTGACCGCCGAGGCGACCTGCCTGGCCCGCGATCTGACGAACATGCCGTCTTCGGTCAAGAACCCGGCCTGGTTCGCCGATCGGGTGGCCAGCCTGGCGGCCGACCGTCCCGGACTGACCGTGACCGTGCGGGGCCCCCGGGAACTCGCCGACGAGGGATTCGACGCGCTGCTCGCGGTCGGCGCCGGTTCGGCGTCGGGTCCCCGGCTGGTCGAGATCGACTGGGCACCGGCGGACGCGCGTCGCCACGTGGTGCTCGTCGGCAAGGGCATCACCTTCGACACCGGCGGTATCTCGATCAAGCCGGTGGACGGGATGAAGCTGATGCGCAAGGACATGGGCGGGGCCGCCTCGGTGGTTGCCACCGTGGTCGCCGCCGCCGACCTGGCGCTGCCGGTACGGCTGACGGTGCTGGCACCGCTCGCCGAGAACATGGTCAGCGGTGCCGCGTTCCGCCCCGGTGACGTCATCCGCCACTTCGGCGGACGCACCAGCGAGACCACCAACTCCGACGCCGAGGGCCGGCTGGTGCTGGCCGACGCGATCAGTTACGCGGTCAGCCGGTACTCGCCGGACCACCTGGTCGATCTGGCCACCCTGACCGGGGCGAACGCGATCGCCCTGGGTCGACGCACGGCGGCGCTCTACGGCGACGACGACGATCTCGTCGGTGAGCTGCTCGCCGCGTCGGCGGCCGCCGGTGAAGGCAGCTGGCGGATGCCGCTGCACGCCGACTACGTCGAGTATCTCGGCAGCGAGATCGCGGATCTGTTCAGCGCGCCGGACCTCGGGGCCAGCTCGGTGGTGGCCGCGCTCTATCTGCGCGAGTTCACCGGCGCGCTGCGCGGGCGCTGGGCGCACTTCGACATGTCCGCCCCGTCCTGGTCCGACGCCGACCACGAGGAGTTGACCAGGGGCGCGACCGGCTGGGGAGTTCGGACGCTGGTGCGTTGGCTGGCGTGA
- a CDS encoding preprotein translocase subunit TatB: protein MFDNLNWWEIGLILLVALLIFGDRLPQMISDGLKMVRNLRNMARNATSDLSRELGTDIQLEDLHPKAFIRKHLLSEEDEVALRKPLQGMYDDLRTDVSGVRDELRDVAASADPRSSASKPSKPSVPAAQPASAPAAPAIRAVDVDAT, encoded by the coding sequence ATGTTCGACAACCTCAACTGGTGGGAGATCGGTCTGATCCTGCTGGTCGCCCTGCTGATTTTCGGCGACCGGCTGCCGCAGATGATCTCCGACGGTCTGAAGATGGTGCGCAACCTGCGCAACATGGCGCGTAACGCCACTTCTGACCTGAGCCGCGAGTTGGGCACCGACATCCAGCTCGAGGACCTGCACCCGAAGGCGTTCATCCGCAAGCACCTGCTCAGCGAGGAAGACGAGGTCGCGCTGCGCAAGCCGCTGCAGGGGATGTACGACGACCTGCGTACCGACGTCAGCGGTGTCCGGGACGAGTTGCGGGACGTCGCCGCCTCGGCGGATCCGCGTAGCTCGGCGTCGAAGCCCTCGAAGCCGTCGGTACCTGCGGCGCAGCCCGCCAGTGCCCCGGCCGCGCCGGCTATCCGCGCGGTCGACGTCGACGCGACCTGA
- a CDS encoding Mrp/NBP35 family ATP-binding protein, with product MSAPTSTISEAVNAALATVDDPEIRRPITELGMVRSAVVDADGRVRVELLLTVAGCPLKDKLRTDITEAVSRVPGVSGVEIDFGVMSPEQRKSLQEQLRGGSAGAEPVIPFAQPGSRTRVYAVASGKGGVGKSSVTVNLAAALAARGLSVGVIDADIYGHSVPRMLGTDDRPTRVEEMIMPPQAHGVKVISIGMFTAGNAAVVWRGPMLHRALQQFLADVYWGELDVLLLDLPPGTGDVAISLAQLLPNAEILVVTTPQAAAAEVAERAGAIALQTHQRLVGVVENMSWLELPTGERMEIFGTGGGAAVAESLTRTIGAQVPLLGQIPLDTRVRETGDQGTPIVLAEPTAPAAKALNAVADRLAVRRESLLGKPLGLRPAGR from the coding sequence ATGTCCGCACCGACCAGCACCATCAGCGAAGCCGTCAACGCCGCCCTGGCCACGGTCGACGACCCGGAGATCCGCCGTCCCATCACCGAGCTCGGCATGGTGCGGTCCGCCGTGGTCGACGCCGACGGCCGGGTACGGGTGGAACTGCTGTTGACCGTCGCCGGTTGCCCGTTGAAGGACAAGTTGCGTACCGACATCACCGAGGCGGTGAGTCGGGTGCCCGGAGTCAGCGGTGTCGAGATCGACTTCGGGGTGATGAGCCCGGAGCAGCGCAAGTCGTTGCAGGAACAGTTGCGCGGGGGCAGTGCCGGCGCCGAGCCGGTGATCCCGTTCGCCCAGCCCGGTTCCCGGACCCGGGTGTACGCGGTGGCCAGCGGCAAGGGCGGGGTCGGCAAGTCCAGCGTGACGGTGAACCTGGCCGCCGCGTTGGCCGCACGGGGCCTCTCGGTCGGAGTGATCGATGCGGACATCTACGGACATTCGGTGCCACGGATGCTCGGCACGGACGACCGACCGACCCGGGTCGAAGAGATGATCATGCCGCCCCAGGCGCACGGCGTGAAGGTCATCTCGATCGGCATGTTCACCGCCGGCAACGCCGCCGTGGTGTGGCGCGGTCCGATGCTGCACCGGGCGTTGCAGCAGTTCCTCGCCGACGTCTACTGGGGCGAGTTGGACGTGCTGCTGCTGGACCTGCCGCCGGGCACCGGCGACGTGGCCATCTCGCTGGCGCAGCTGCTGCCCAACGCCGAGATCCTGGTGGTGACCACCCCGCAGGCGGCCGCCGCCGAGGTCGCCGAACGCGCCGGCGCGATCGCGCTGCAGACCCATCAGCGGCTGGTCGGCGTGGTAGAGAACATGTCCTGGCTCGAGTTGCCCACCGGCGAGCGGATGGAGATCTTCGGCACTGGCGGCGGCGCGGCGGTCGCCGAGTCGTTGACCCGCACCATCGGCGCCCAGGTGCCGTTGCTCGGGCAGATCCCGCTGGACACCCGGGTGCGGGAGACCGGCGACCAGGGCACCCCGATCGTGCTGGCCGAGCCGACCGCGCCGGCGGCCAAGGCGCTCAACGCGGTCGCCGATCGGCTGGCGGTCCGCCGTGAGTCACTGCTGGGCAAGCCGCTGGGCCTGCGCCCCGCCGGCCGCTGA
- a CDS encoding S1C family serine protease, which produces MTDGGNWRRADGATPPGHQPPVGGWTGSSAAGQPSAYGPTQGSPWWSDALRDPWRDPYAPSAVVVEAPSAAARGTAPGPEPVTGADSAARRGFTPIVLVSVITALLAGSLGGALGFAFAVRGGVAGGGATLGSSPLDPPGLAQRPADSFAGVAQRVLPSVVTVQVGGAAGQSVGSGFVATADGYVITNDHVVGVGASEAMVLFSDGTTARATIVGQDPESDIAVIKVDRTGLTPVEFGDSDAIAVGDPVLAFGSPLALTNTVTSGIVSALDRTIRAGEPGGQLRYYAAIQTDAAVNQGNSGGPLVDGAGRVIGVNSVIKSLAADEETAGNIGLAFAIPINHAKRITQDIIDTGTARRTVFGANVTDAAGTPGAGVRLGEVVADGPAANAGLRAGDVVLRIDGRPLDQAVDLIALVRKYAPGSVVAVDYRRGTENLSASVTLAADAK; this is translated from the coding sequence GTGACCGACGGCGGTAACTGGCGTCGAGCCGACGGGGCGACGCCGCCGGGGCACCAGCCGCCGGTCGGCGGCTGGACCGGCTCGTCCGCTGCCGGACAGCCCTCGGCGTACGGCCCGACACAGGGGTCACCGTGGTGGTCCGACGCGTTGCGTGACCCGTGGCGTGACCCGTACGCGCCGTCGGCCGTGGTGGTCGAGGCGCCGTCGGCGGCGGCCCGTGGCACGGCTCCCGGGCCGGAGCCGGTCACCGGGGCGGACTCCGCCGCCCGGCGGGGATTCACCCCGATCGTGCTGGTGTCGGTGATCACCGCGCTGCTCGCTGGGAGTCTCGGCGGAGCGCTGGGTTTCGCATTCGCGGTGCGGGGCGGTGTCGCCGGTGGCGGAGCGACGCTCGGCTCCTCGCCGCTGGATCCACCGGGGCTCGCGCAGCGGCCGGCCGACTCGTTCGCCGGCGTGGCGCAGCGGGTGCTGCCGAGCGTGGTCACCGTGCAGGTGGGCGGCGCGGCTGGGCAGAGCGTCGGTTCGGGGTTCGTCGCCACCGCCGACGGCTACGTGATCACCAACGACCATGTCGTGGGAGTCGGGGCCAGCGAAGCGATGGTGCTGTTCAGCGACGGCACCACGGCCCGCGCCACGATCGTCGGGCAGGATCCCGAGTCCGACATCGCGGTGATCAAGGTCGACCGGACCGGGTTGACGCCGGTCGAGTTCGGCGACTCCGACGCGATCGCGGTCGGCGATCCGGTGCTGGCCTTCGGTTCTCCGCTCGCGTTGACCAACACGGTCACCTCGGGGATCGTCAGCGCGCTGGACCGGACGATCCGGGCGGGGGAGCCGGGCGGCCAGCTGCGCTACTACGCGGCCATCCAGACCGATGCCGCCGTCAACCAGGGCAACTCGGGTGGTCCACTGGTGGACGGGGCGGGTCGGGTGATCGGGGTCAACTCGGTCATCAAGTCGCTGGCGGCCGACGAGGAGACCGCGGGCAACATCGGCCTCGCGTTCGCTATTCCGATCAACCACGCGAAGCGGATCACCCAGGACATCATCGACACCGGAACGGCCCGGCGGACGGTCTTCGGCGCGAACGTGACCGATGCGGCCGGCACTCCGGGTGCCGGCGTACGGCTGGGTGAGGTGGTCGCCGACGGCCCGGCCGCCAACGCGGGCCTGCGGGCCGGTGACGTGGTGCTGCGGATCGACGGCCGGCCGTTGGACCAGGCGGTGGACCTGATAGCGCTGGTACGCAAGTACGCGCCAGGTTCGGTGGTGGCGGTCGACTACCGCCGTGGCACCGAGAACCTGTCGGCCTCGGTGACGTTGGCGGCCGACGCCAAGTAA
- a CDS encoding DUF1003 domain-containing protein, which yields MAEPRRTARLDQPREPGRLTLPRISPEAFGQWAEAIARFMGTARFLVYMTVFVVSWIGWNTLAPAGLRFDPYTFTFLTLLLSVQASYAAPLILLAQNRQADRDRVSLEEDRRRAAMQKADTEYLAREIASLRVAVGEVATRDFLRSELSRLAEELDEQAHRRHRLERRSAEGLLAPAEGPQPADVERQ from the coding sequence ATGGCTGAGCCACGCCGGACCGCGCGACTCGATCAGCCCCGCGAGCCGGGCCGGCTCACCCTGCCCCGGATCAGCCCGGAGGCGTTCGGGCAGTGGGCCGAGGCGATCGCCCGATTCATGGGCACCGCCCGGTTCCTGGTCTACATGACCGTCTTCGTGGTCAGCTGGATCGGGTGGAACACCCTCGCCCCGGCTGGCCTGCGCTTCGACCCGTACACCTTCACGTTCTTGACCTTGCTGCTCTCCGTGCAGGCGTCGTACGCGGCACCGCTGATCCTGCTGGCGCAGAACCGGCAGGCCGACCGGGACCGGGTGTCGCTGGAGGAGGACCGGCGGCGGGCGGCGATGCAGAAGGCCGACACCGAGTACCTGGCCCGTGAGATCGCCTCGCTGCGGGTGGCGGTCGGCGAGGTGGCCACCCGGGACTTCCTCCGCTCGGAGTTGAGCCGGTTGGCGGAGGAACTCGACGAACAGGCACACCGCCGACATCGGCTGGAGCGTCGGTCGGCCGAGGGACTCCTCGCTCCCGCCGAGGGACCGCAGCCGGCCGACGTCGAGCGGCAGTGA
- a CDS encoding O-methyltransferase produces MVLRTARSLAEEIGLRAVTADAGAALRLLAAAGSARAVVEIGTGTGVSGIWLLRGMRPDGVLTTIDVENEHQRMARRIFAEAGFAASRTRIITGRALDVLPRLADSVYDMVFVDGDSAEIGAIVDAALRLLRPGGILAVNGALAGGRIGDPAARDAETVTIREVVKAIREADEWVPALLPAGDGLLAAVRR; encoded by the coding sequence CTGGTTCTGCGTACCGCCCGCAGCTTGGCCGAGGAGATCGGCCTGCGCGCGGTGACTGCCGACGCCGGAGCCGCGTTGCGGCTGCTCGCGGCGGCCGGCAGCGCCCGCGCGGTGGTCGAGATCGGCACCGGCACCGGGGTCAGCGGCATCTGGCTGCTGCGCGGGATGCGTCCCGACGGCGTACTGACCACGATCGACGTGGAGAACGAACACCAGCGGATGGCCCGGCGGATCTTCGCCGAGGCGGGATTCGCCGCCTCGCGTACCCGGATCATCACCGGCCGGGCCCTCGACGTCCTGCCCCGGCTGGCGGATTCGGTGTACGACATGGTGTTCGTCGACGGCGACAGCGCCGAGATCGGCGCCATCGTCGATGCCGCGCTGCGGCTGCTGCGTCCCGGTGGGATTCTGGCGGTCAACGGTGCGCTGGCCGGCGGCCGGATCGGCGATCCGGCCGCCCGGGACGCCGAAACCGTGACCATCCGTGAGGTGGTCAAGGCGATCCGGGAAGCCGACGAGTGGGTGCCCGCGCTGTTGCCGGCCGGCGACGGTCTGCTGGCAGCCGTTCGCCGCTGA
- a CDS encoding DUF3117 domain-containing protein — MAAMKPRTGDGPLEVTKEGRGIVMRVPLEGGGRLVVEMTPDEANALGDALKAAAG; from the coding sequence ATGGCGGCGATGAAGCCGCGGACGGGCGACGGTCCGCTGGAGGTCACCAAGGAGGGCCGGGGCATCGTCATGCGGGTTCCGCTGGAGGGCGGTGGCCGACTCGTCGTCGAGATGACGCCGGACGAGGCCAACGCGCTCGGTGACGCGCTGAAAGCGGCCGCAGGCTGA